Proteins co-encoded in one Nicotiana sylvestris chromosome 7, ASM39365v2, whole genome shotgun sequence genomic window:
- the LOC138874152 gene encoding subtilisin-like serine-protease S — protein MKTLSILGLLFCIQLVSSFLATNGGVDHHKQYIVYMGKHSFLNEQSVIDSNHDILASVIGRGFSAMLTPKQAAEISRKESVAAVFESKTYYLQNTRSWDFLGAPANSIFGATAIQGDYEVIVGDIDSDISMLTYAIGDGN, from the exons ATGAAGACGCTTTCTATCTTGGGTCTTCTTTTCTGCATTCAATTGGTTTCTTCTTTTCTTGCTACTAATGGAGGGGTGGATCATCACAAG CAATACATTGTCTACATGGGCAAGCACTCATTTCTGAACGAGCAATCAGTAATTGATTCTAACCATGATATATTAGCCTCTGTAATTGGAAG AGGATTTTCTGCAATGCTTACACCTAAGCAGGCAGCTGAAATCTCAA GAAAAGAGTCTGTTGCTGCTGTTTTCGAGAGTAAAACGTATTACCTTCAAAATACGAGATCTTGGGACTTTTTGGGTGCCCCAGCCAATAGTATATTTGGTGCTACTGCTATTCAAGGAGACTACGAAGTAATTGTTGGTGATATTGATTCTG